A single genomic interval of Oryza sativa Japonica Group chromosome 7, ASM3414082v1 harbors:
- the LOC4343894 gene encoding elongation factor 1-delta 1 — protein sequence MAVSFTNVSSEAGLKKLDEYLLTRSYISGYQASNDDLAVYSAFSTAPSSSYTNVARWFTHIDALLRLSGVTADGQGVKVESTAVPSASTPDVADAKAPAADDDDDDDVDLFGEETEEEKKAAEERAAAVKASGKKKESGKSSVLLDVKPWDDETDMTKLEEAVRNVKMEGLLWGASKLVPVGYGIKKLQIMMTIVDDLVSVDSLIEDYFYTEPANEYIQSCDIVAFNKI from the exons ATGGCGGTTTCTTTCACCAACGTTAGCTCAGAGGCAGGCCTCAAAAAGCTCGATGAGTACCTTCTCACTCGCAGCTACATCTCTGG GTACCAAGCCTCCAACGATGACTTGGCTGTGTACTCTGCATTTTCAACTGCGCCCTCTTCAAGCTATACCAATGTTGCTAGGTGGTTTACTCACATTGATGCACTCCTACGTCTGAG TGGAGTTACTGCTGATGGTCAAGGCGTAAAGGTCGAGTCGACAGCTGTTCCTTCAGCTTCAACCCCTGATGTTGCTGATGCAAAG GCTCCTGCAgctgatgatgacgatgatgacgatGTTGACCTTTTTGGTGAGGAGACtgaagaggagaagaaggcaGCTGAGGAGCGTGCTGCTGCTGTCAAGGCTTCTGGCAAGAAGAAGGAAT CTGGGAAGTCCTCAGTGTTGCTTGATGTCAAACCATGGGACGATGAGACTGACATGACCAAATTGGAAGAAGCTGTGAGGAATGTTAAGATGGAAGGCCTCCTTTGGGGCGCAT CCAAGCTTGTCCCGGTTGGTTACGGTATCAAGAAATTGCAAATCATGATGACCATTGTCGATGATCTTGTGTCGGTTGATAGTCTGATTGAGGACTACTTCTACACCGAACCAGCGAATGAGTACATCCAGAGCTGCGACATTGTTGCGTTCAACAAGATCT AG